TTGTCCGCCATATCTTGTGCTTGGTTAAAAGACCAATTTTGGTAAGCTCGTCTAAATACTTAAGCGCAGTCTTACGATTTATCTGTAAATCATTTGTCACAAATTCAATTTTAGTATAGGGATATCTAAATAAATTATTCAAAAGTTCTTGACTATAAAATGAAACTTCTTTGCATATTATTTTTTTGTAATCAGCCATTAATTCTTTTATTCCCTTTACAATTAAAATCGTTTGACGAGAAGTAATCTCTACAGCTTTTATCATATAAAGCACCCACTCTGCCCATTCATTCTTATCTCTTACAGCTTGTAAGAGCCTATAATAATCAGATTTATTTTCTATGATGTAACGACTTAAATATAAAACGGGAATATTCAAGAGATTTTTAAGAACTAAATAAAGAATATTAATTATCCTACCTGTTCTTCCATTACCATCGTAAAAAGGATGAATAGATTCAAACTGATAATGAATAATCGCCATTTTCACTAAAGGATCGGCATCTGATAATCGATCATCATTAATAAAATGCTCCAAATTTGACATGAGCTTGATTATCGTCGCCTGATTTTGAGGCGGAGTATAGAT
Above is a genomic segment from Gammaproteobacteria bacterium containing:
- a CDS encoding Fic family protein, giving the protein MGCWSRHGGHLNIIEIQNVLEGNGAGFRKLPGTELKNERTGKVIYTPPQNQATIIKLMSNLEHFINDDRLSDADPLVKMAIIHYQFESIHPFYDGNGRTGRIINILYLVLKNLLNIPVLYLSRYIIENKSDYYRLLQAVRDKNEWAEWVLYMIKAVEITSRQTILIVKGIKELMADYKKIICKEVSFYSQELLNNLFRYPYTKIEFVTNDLQINRKTALKYLDELTKIGLLTKHKIWRTNYYINEALFVLLSATPDLE